The genomic stretch CGCAGGATTTCTGTCTGCTTCTTAAAACCGTTGACCCTGAAAAACAGCAGAGAAGAAAAATTCACACTCAGCTCTTTATTCAAGCATCACAGAACCCAAACAAAATAACTGCTACCACTCAAATGTGTCATCAAAAAGAAGTTTGTGCACTCACCTGGCTCTCTCTTTGGATTCATTGTAAATTTCTGTGATGATTCGATCTTTCTCATCCATGAAGTTATTGTGAACTTGTTCAAGTTTCCTAAAAGAGTCAAGAAACACTCGAGTTAAGCCGTTTGCAGAAAAACTTTGCTTAACCTAGAAAACGTGTCACTCAGCGGGCTCTCTGTATGCTCAGTTGCCTTTATGAGTTTGTACAGCTGTTATACAGCTCTACAGACCACAGAGAGGTGAATCTCCACAAATAGAAGTGACACACAATCAGTTTGTGAAAACAAATCCTGCAACAAGGTTGTGTCGACACCACATGGCACGGTTGTGTCCACAAACAGTCCCATTCATCTGGATGTGAGTGGGCAGCAAAGAAAACTCAGCGCAGTGAGGGAAGTTATTTCTACTTTTGTAATATTCAACTTTTCAAAGTGTCTTCATCGTGTGCCTGTTTTGTACCTAAAGAAGACTAAGTGGGCTCCGATGCTGAGCACCATCGTGACGACGCAGTAGCAAACCAGGCGGAAGTTCCTCTTCCGTCTCTTCTGCCACTCCTCTGCCGGCATCTCCTGTGCTCGATGAAACTGCTCCCAATAACGAAAGTTGTTCTGGGCCTCCGTACTGGTGGTAAAGAAGTTGAAGAAGAAATATGATTGGTGACTTAAAAAACGGGAGGTTGGACATCTGGTACAAATGTTTGATACAGTCTTAACTAACGCGTTAATGGGGCGAGTCTAAGGGACTATTAAGTAGTACATTTTCAATCAGTTTGTGAAGGACAAGACAGTAAACTCAGTGATTGTCTGTCTTTTCTTGGACTGTACCAAATAGTTTAAAAAGATTTAAAGCTTTATTCATAACATTGACATTTGCATTCTAAATCAATATTTGAATGCTGAGCTTTTTTTGTATGtctattcattctgtttaaacctgatatttctgcacagttgcagaGAGAGCGAGACTTACTCGCAAGGACTCCATAATGTGAGCCCATAGCAGAAAGAAGACAGCCCTAGTCTTTTCTCAAAAAATAGGACAACACAATTTGCTTGAAGACTGGCCTCTGGCAGAAACAATGTCAAAAGAACAGTTTCTAGACTTGTGCAAAACTTGAACAAACCTTGAAATATCAAACTATGCAGCACCTCCATCAAATAAATGAACATTTCTGATAAATAAATGCAGGGTTAGTGTTCCTTCTATGGCAAAGTACAGAGCACCTGAGCTTTTAGTTGTTTAGTCTTTACAAGAACAGCATGACTAATGAGAGTGCTATAGCAAAACACTAACCCACAAGTCCATTGTTAAAGCTACATGTCTTCTTGCCGCAGAAGAACATAAGCCAATGTCTGCCTATCCCACATTAGTAGGGTTAAAGAGTGAGGAGGAAGGTCAAGTTATGTAACACTTAAACAAGTACAAACTTGACAGATTGTCTGTATCTTCACCTGGCTCTGTAGGTGGTGTGACTGGAGGTAGATCTGAAGGCCTGGCCCCCGCTGTATGGAGGTCGGATTTTGAAGTCATATTCCTTCCTGCTCAGCTCTTTGCTCAGCACTCGGTAGGCCTCGTTCAGCTCCACAAATTGGCTGTGCAGCGCTGGGTTGGATGGGTCACTGTCTGGGTGTAACTGTAGGATGAGTGAGTCAGTTTCAGTAATGAGGTCTACTGACCAAACCAGCCTATGAATCAAGACATATTCTGGTGCAGGCATGTGCTAATCTGAGCATGTATACTAATGTGTGGACATGTGTGCTAATATAAACATGCATTATCACACAAAAATGTTCTTACTTTATCTGTTTAACAAATGCACGAACATGTGCGGTTTGCACTTGTGACTGTGCTTTTTCCTCTAAAAGGGGGGAGTTTTCTCATCCCTCAGTTATGCCAAAACCATAAGGTAAATACACATGCACATCCTTATTTATACTAGGAGccacaacatgaaaacaaacagtcagGACGCTCACTGTGGGAACAGTTGAAAAGTGGAAACCATGCTGTGAAAGGCTGCCCTCCTGTGGCCGGACATTTTGTCTAAATGCACaacttgttaaaaaaattaGGACTCTACCTTCTTAGATTTgttgaaaaatgcatttttaatttcgtCCAAGGATGCATCAGATTTGACTCCAAGGAGGTCGTAGTAGTTCACAGCTTTTCTGTGGTGAGAAAGCAAAGAAGTCAaaactaaacacacattaagacCTGTATAAAGTATAAAGCATAATACCGAAACACAATCACCAAGTTGTTTTTAATCattctaaaacacacacacacacacacacacatatatatgcagAGTCTACCTGTGTGCATAGCTCTGTGAGAGCAGACGCAGACCGCTCTTGCAGCACCAAAGACAACTCTGACATAAACGTAGCTGAGCCTCCAGTTGCATGATGGAAAGTTTTTGAGGTTCCACACAGACGACCTGTGCGATTAAAGCAGATGGTGACATTAACAGTGAGACAAAGAGTCTTACTGGGGAAGCAGGAAGatatttaaaaccaaaatataAACTATTAAGTAAACAGACCCCAGCCtgacagcattttaaatatatttatgttgCACTTTGCATAAATACATCTTATTAATGTTCTGTAGGAGGAACATAATCTGGTGTTTTATACCGCTGAAGTTTACATTCATACAAAGGAGTTGGAAGCAGTGTGCTTTAAACATggcagatgatttttttttttttaattttctgtacTTGTTTAATTACATTGTACTGATAGGAGATTGGCAACAACTTATAAGGAATATCAGTTGATTGTTCTTTTGTTACATTATGGAAGGCTCATATCACATCATGAATGTCTGTTGTAACAATTTTGacagctaaaaacaaaatcataacTTGAACAACTATGGAACACGATGTCCCCAACCATGGACAACTGGATTTCAGTTGTCAGTGATTTATTTTCCTAATTTCATAGACTATCTGACTTTAAATTTTAGGATAACCATTTGAGCAATGTGTGACATACTTGAAAGAAATGACCCTGACATGTAACGTACTGCATTAGTCATTGAAAGATCATAGTCCTGAGTAAGTGTTGTATCCCATGTCAATGCAAGCATTAAGCTTGAAAACATATTGATTAAATAGAGTGTAAAATAAAGATATTATAATACTCTGCTGGTAGAAATAGTTATTAACTTGCTGTTAGACAGTTTTCCTGTCTTTAcctttcagtgtgtttccattgaaAATAATGCTGACAGCAACTTTTCTCTTGTCTGTTTACACGTGATGTGACTAAGAACAACAACATGAGACAAGGTGAGGGATTTATCTTTAATTTAGGACTTTACCACTGAACAAACAACAGTTGCAGCGGTCTTATTATCAGctgaaacaataaacacaacgTGTCATTTACTTTGTCACCGTGCAGCTTTGTGCTTGGGGGTGTGTTGATCCAATAATGTTACAATAGAAGTTAGTTTTATACTTTGAATTACAAATATCTACTTTGATTACTTTCATCAGCTGCAGACAGCAGCTGTGTGCACGTTTATCATTGTGAAATGAACTGTCAAATAACTAACATACAGTAACAATTAGTTTCCAGTGGGTACACTTTGTTCTGCTACCTGAACAGCAGAGCTAACGCTAGCCGGGAGTTAGCTTCAAGTGCCTGGCAGCTATTCTGTGctactgttagcatgctaatgatGAGCTAACTTAGCTAGCTGTGTTGTGTAATAAAAGAAGCACAAAAGTTAAACAGTGTTACAAAACTGGAGCGAGTGGAAAGGCAGactttaaacaaagaa from Epinephelus moara isolate mb chromosome 4, YSFRI_EMoa_1.0, whole genome shotgun sequence encodes the following:
- the dnajc4 gene encoding dnaJ homolog subfamily C member 4; translation: MQLEAQLRLCQSCLWCCKSGLRLLSQSYAHRKAVNYYDLLGVKSDASLDEIKNAFFNKSKKLHPDSDPSNPALHSQFVELNEAYRVLSKELSRKEYDFKIRPPYSGGQAFRSTSSHTTYRASTEAQNNFRYWEQFHRAQEMPAEEWQKRRKRNFRLVCYCVVTMVLSIGAHLVFFRKLEQVHNNFMDEKDRIITEIYNESKERARVNGFKKQTEILRQKHAEFVEKFKIRNDGEDK